ATTATTGAACAATTGAATAGTTGTTCAGATAATATCCAAAAAAAAGTAATTTGACAACGAAAAAAAGAATTAAACTTCGTCTAAATGCTCGGCTACTTCCCGATAAAGATTAGCAATATGCGCGTCTGCCAAGCTGTAATAGACGTTACGACCTTCACGACGATGCTTAACCAGACGTAGATTTCGTAGCAGACGTAACTGGTGGGATACAGCAGATTCACTCATTTTAACTACTGCGGCTAAATCACAAACGCAAAGTTCAGCTTTGACTAACGCAGAGAGAAGT
The nucleotide sequence above comes from Stanieria cyanosphaera PCC 7437. Encoded proteins:
- a CDS encoding ArsR/SmtB family transcription factor, translating into MNKVDKSKKTVYSEGDALTCDSSLVHLEQVRQVQSEIVTTEKAQQMAQFFGAMADPHRLKLLSALVKAELCVCDLAAVVKMSESAVSHQLRLLRNLRLVKHRREGRNVYYSLADAHIANLYREVAEHLDEV